The following coding sequences lie in one Drosophila sulfurigaster albostrigata strain 15112-1811.04 chromosome 2R, ASM2355843v2, whole genome shotgun sequence genomic window:
- the LOC133836954 gene encoding ras-like GTP-binding protein RhoL isoform X1 yields the protein MNSLCTMSKSLRPLKITIVGDGMVGKTCLLITYTQNEFPEEYIPTVFDNHACNIMVDDNEYNLTLWDTAGQEDYERLRPLSYPNTNCFLLCYSISSRTSFENIKSKWCPEIRHFSNSTPVVLVGTKLDLRIPNSEKFVTTNEGRRLRKEIHAHSLVECSAKKKINLHQVFEEAVRAVERKPKSKPQTCKIL from the exons ATGAA TTCGCTTTGCACAATGTCGAAGAGCCTGCGCCCTCTTAAGATAACCATCGTTGGCGATGGCATGGTGGGCAAGACCTGTCTGCTgatcacatacacacaaaacgaATTTCCCGAAGAGTATATACCAACTGTGTTCGATAACCATGCCTGCAACATAATGGTCGATGATAACGAATACAATCTAACTCTCTGGGACACTGCTGGGCAGGAGGATTATGAAAGGCTGCGTCCCTTGAGCTATCCCAAT aCGAACTGCTTCCTGTTGTGCTATTCGATCAGCAGTCGCACCTCATTCGAGAACATCAAGAGCAAATGGTGTCCGGAGATCCGTCACTTCAGCAACAGTACGCCCGTGGTGCTGGTGGGAACGAAGCTTGATTTGCGTATACCAAATTCAGAGAAGTTTGTGACCACAAACGAGGGACGCAGACTGCGCAAAGAGATCCATGCACACAGTTTGGTCGAATGCTCGGCGAAGAAGAAGATCAACTTGCATCAGGTGTTCGAGGAGGCGGTGCGAGCGGTGGAGAGGAAGCCAAAATCAAAGCCGCAAACGtgcaaaatattgtaa
- the LOC133836954 gene encoding ras-like GTP-binding protein RhoL isoform X2, which translates to MSKSLRPLKITIVGDGMVGKTCLLITYTQNEFPEEYIPTVFDNHACNIMVDDNEYNLTLWDTAGQEDYERLRPLSYPNTNCFLLCYSISSRTSFENIKSKWCPEIRHFSNSTPVVLVGTKLDLRIPNSEKFVTTNEGRRLRKEIHAHSLVECSAKKKINLHQVFEEAVRAVERKPKSKPQTCKIL; encoded by the exons ATGTCGAAGAGCCTGCGCCCTCTTAAGATAACCATCGTTGGCGATGGCATGGTGGGCAAGACCTGTCTGCTgatcacatacacacaaaacgaATTTCCCGAAGAGTATATACCAACTGTGTTCGATAACCATGCCTGCAACATAATGGTCGATGATAACGAATACAATCTAACTCTCTGGGACACTGCTGGGCAGGAGGATTATGAAAGGCTGCGTCCCTTGAGCTATCCCAAT aCGAACTGCTTCCTGTTGTGCTATTCGATCAGCAGTCGCACCTCATTCGAGAACATCAAGAGCAAATGGTGTCCGGAGATCCGTCACTTCAGCAACAGTACGCCCGTGGTGCTGGTGGGAACGAAGCTTGATTTGCGTATACCAAATTCAGAGAAGTTTGTGACCACAAACGAGGGACGCAGACTGCGCAAAGAGATCCATGCACACAGTTTGGTCGAATGCTCGGCGAAGAAGAAGATCAACTTGCATCAGGTGTTCGAGGAGGCGGTGCGAGCGGTGGAGAGGAAGCCAAAATCAAAGCCGCAAACGtgcaaaatattgtaa